In a single window of the Nodularia spumigena CCY9414 genome:
- a CDS encoding sulfurtransferase, which yields MDTKLLISPQELTSLLAEDSSQIAIIDTRSPEEYIKSHLPGAINIRELFTYLLENSQADGLKKLSQHFSELLSKAGISGAEKLIVYEDALNQGYGQSCRAAFLLKYLGCTQVSVLHGGYKAWLTAGLPTTQGEVPIRKSKVFTAHPDAAIMVTTEEMLQALDDPKIIKLDVRDRNEWQGLSSSPYSPDFCPRKGRIPNAVWLEWHRLMNCDAEIPMFRSPAEILEICQSVGITSHAKVYIYCFKGSRAANTMIALQQAGIYSRNYFGSWNEWSRDFSLPIDHRIII from the coding sequence TTGGATACAAAATTACTGATTTCCCCCCAAGAACTCACATCTTTGTTAGCAGAAGATTCATCACAAATTGCCATTATTGATACCCGCAGTCCTGAAGAATATATTAAATCCCATCTTCCTGGTGCTATCAATATCCGAGAATTATTTACTTACCTTTTAGAAAACTCTCAAGCTGACGGATTAAAGAAATTATCCCAGCATTTTTCTGAACTGTTGAGTAAAGCCGGAATTTCTGGTGCAGAAAAGTTGATTGTCTATGAAGATGCTTTAAATCAGGGTTATGGGCAGTCTTGTAGAGCAGCTTTTTTGCTGAAGTATTTAGGTTGTACTCAAGTATCTGTGCTGCACGGGGGTTATAAAGCCTGGCTAACGGCTGGATTACCTACCACTCAAGGGGAAGTACCTATTCGTAAAAGCAAGGTATTTACAGCGCATCCTGACGCGGCAATCATGGTGACTACAGAAGAGATGTTACAGGCTCTGGATGACCCGAAAATTATAAAATTAGATGTGCGCGATCGCAATGAATGGCAAGGACTAAGTTCTTCTCCCTACAGTCCTGATTTTTGTCCCCGCAAAGGCAGAATCCCGAATGCTGTATGGTTGGAATGGCATCGTTTAATGAATTGCGACGCTGAAATCCCGATGTTTCGCTCACCAGCAGAAATTTTAGAAATTTGTCAATCTGTGGGTATTACTTCCCATGCAAAAGTGTATATTTATTGCTTTAAAGGTTCCAGGGCTGCTAATACAATGATTGCTTTACAACAAGCTGGTATTTATAGCAGAAATTATTTTGGTTCTTGGAATGAATGGTCTCGCGATTTCTCTCTACCAATTGATCACCGAATCATAATATAA
- a CDS encoding glycosyltransferase, whose translation MGIGTVKAKLNSDHRLNKQADHVFVFLEIFAREGGIQSYVKDIFHAYSGFGADCRAEVFLLRDSVDHSNPWESDNLKFHYFQNQSPQMGRLKMAVALLKFFLQKRPQHVYCGHINLAVLIKTLCQPLGIPYTVLTYGKEVWEPLKNSETDALASANSIWTISRYSRDRACAANGLNCEKIKMLPCAIDGEQFTPGSKQPELIEQYGLGGTKVLMTVARLWSGDIYKGVDVTIRALPRLAQVFPEVKYLVIGRGDDQPRLAQLAEDLGVSDRVVFAGFVPTEQLIAHYRLADAYIMPSQEGFGIVYLEAMACGVPVLSGDDDGSADPLQDGKLGWRVPHRDPEAVATACIEILQGDDQRCDGEWLREQAIALFGMKAFQQRLQELLLS comes from the coding sequence ATGGGGATTGGTACAGTCAAAGCAAAGCTCAATTCGGATCATAGACTTAACAAACAAGCTGATCATGTCTTCGTGTTCTTAGAGATTTTTGCTCGCGAAGGTGGGATTCAATCTTATGTTAAGGATATTTTTCATGCTTATTCGGGATTTGGTGCTGACTGTAGAGCCGAAGTGTTTTTGTTGCGAGATAGCGTTGACCACTCAAATCCTTGGGAGTCCGATAATTTAAAATTTCATTACTTTCAAAATCAGTCGCCTCAAATGGGGCGGCTGAAAATGGCCGTGGCTCTGTTGAAATTTTTTTTACAAAAACGCCCCCAACACGTTTATTGCGGTCATATTAATTTAGCTGTACTAATTAAAACTCTATGCCAACCGTTGGGTATTCCCTACACAGTCCTCACTTATGGTAAAGAAGTTTGGGAACCTCTGAAAAACAGTGAAACAGATGCTTTAGCATCAGCAAATTCCATATGGACAATTAGCCGCTACAGCCGCGATCGCGCTTGTGCTGCCAATGGTCTAAACTGTGAAAAAATCAAGATGCTACCTTGTGCCATTGATGGTGAGCAATTTACTCCTGGTTCTAAACAGCCAGAATTAATTGAGCAGTATGGCTTAGGTGGTACTAAAGTATTAATGACCGTGGCGCGATTGTGGTCAGGAGATATTTACAAAGGTGTAGATGTGACAATTCGCGCCCTACCCCGATTAGCACAAGTGTTCCCAGAAGTCAAATATTTGGTAATTGGTCGGGGCGATGACCAACCACGATTAGCCCAGTTAGCAGAAGATTTAGGGGTGAGCGATCGCGTGGTGTTTGCGGGTTTTGTGCCGACAGAACAATTAATCGCCCACTATCGCCTCGCTGATGCTTATATTATGCCCTCTCAAGAAGGCTTTGGTATCGTTTATTTAGAGGCGATGGCTTGCGGTGTCCCAGTGCTATCCGGTGATGACGATGGCTCGGCTGACCCCTTGCAGGATGGTAAACTGGGGTGGCGAGTTCCGCACCGCGACCCAGAGGCGGTAGCAACAGCTTGTATTGAAATTCTCCAAGGTGACGATCAGCGTTGTGATGGGGAATGGTTAAGAGAACAGGCGATCGCACTTTTTGGGATGAAAGCCTTTCAACAGCGTTTACAAGAACTGCTTTTATCCTAA